The region CGGTGGCGGCGGGAAGCACCAGGCCCTCGCCGGCGCGAGTGAAATTGATAGCCGCCAGACCCACAACGAGAGCCAGCGTAGTGATGACTTCAAAGTAGATGAGGCTCTTGATCCCGATACGGCCTACTGCCTTCAGGTCCTCATGTCCCGCAATTCCCGTAACCAGCGTAGCGAAGATGAGTGGAGCAACAATGGCCTTGATCAGGCGGAGGAAGATATCGCTGAAGACGCGAAGCGAAACGGCGAGGTGCGGAGCGTCGAATCCAAGCTCAGCGCCCGCGACCATGGCGACAAAAATCCACGGCGTGAGGCTGCGGCGGCGCAGGGCGAAGACGGCGAGCAGCAGAATCGCCAGCCATCGCAGAGCCTGCCCGAAGTGGCTCTCATCCCACAGTAGAGCCATGGCGATCCCGGCCGCAAGCAGCATGCCCGCAAGGGCAAGAAGGACTCGTCCGGTGGAATGCGTTCGCACTGGGCGAAGAATATCAGCAGTAAATACTCGCGGGGCCGACGCGACGGAAATGGCTGCGCGGATTTATTTTTAAGCGAAGACCGGCATCCACCGGAGCAGTCAAAGACTTAGGAAAAACACCGCAGGAAGACACGCTTCCGGCAGTATTTTCACGCGCGGAGATCGGAAGAGGAGCAGCTTCGAGAACAGACGAAAGCTGCACGAGGTCAGAGGATGAAAACCGACAAACGATATACGAAATTCGCTGCAGCGGGTCTCTGGCTTGCGCTGAGTCTGTCCACCTTGCCAGCCCGGACCCAGCAGATTCCAGCCACACCGCTCGATGGCCTCACACAACAGAAGGGCCCAGTCATCAGCCCTTTGACACAGCCAACCCTGTCGCCGGGCGTGATTCACCTGATGGAGTTGGAAGGGGAGTTCGCCCAGGCGGTCGCTGCCGGCGGAGGGAAGGCCTTCGCAGAGTGGTTTACTGATGACGCCGTGGTGCTGAACAACGGACAGCCAGCAACGATCGGCAAGGCAGCCATTGCAGCACAGGCAAAGTGGGACCCGAAGGTGTATCAACTGACGTGGGTAGCCCAGGGGGGACAGATGGGTCCTTCGGAGGATATGGGTTTTACCTGGGGCCACTACGAGGGGCACTCGAAAGATAGCAACGGGCAGCCGGTCGTGATCTCCGGACGCTATATGACGGTATGGAAGAAGATGCCGGACGGAAGCTGGAAGGTGGCAATGGACGCAAGCGCCAGCGAGCCTGCCGCCGCCGGGGAATGCTGTACATTGCCAAAACCCTAAGTTTTAGCTACACCTAAAGTTGGATACACCCTCCCCTCCACCGCTCACTAGGATCAATCTGCAGGTTATGGACGCTCTTCTGGTCAAAGACGAAGCTCAGCGAAGTCAGACTGCGGAGGAAGAGGATCAGATCGGGCCGGAAAACGATCCAGCTCTGAAGGACCTGGCCGCTCTGGCCGCTCAGATCTGCGAAGCCCCCGTCTCCGTACTCTGGACGATCGATGCGCGCGGGGTGCGCATCAGAGCGTCTGCCGGCTTGCAGCCAGGTGACCTCTCCTCCATGACGCTCCCGAATCCTGTGCCCATGCCACAGGACAAGGTCTTTGAGATACCGGATGCATGCGCGGATCCGCAATTTGCGCCGAATGGCATGCTGATCGGCGGGCAGCCGTTCTGCTTCTACGCCGCAGCTCCTATCGGCTTTGCTCCTGACGGGGCTGTCGGCGCGCTTGCGGTCCTGGATCGACTCCCACGCAAGCTGAGGGAACCCGAGGAGAGCGCGCTTCTGATGCTGGCGCGCCAGGCTGCGGAGAAGCTCCAGTTGCAGGAGCGGGTCAGGCATCTGGATGAATCCATATCCTCCATGCAGCGGGAGATTGATTCGCTCGCAGCAAAAGCCGTTGTCCCGCTGGCAGGCCTCACCGATGAGCAAAAGTACCATCAGCTCATTGAGGGCTCGCTGGGCGTCATCTTTACGCACGATCTCGATGGCAAGCTGCTCTCCTTGAATGCGCATGGAGCG is a window of Edaphobacter sp. 12200R-103 DNA encoding:
- a CDS encoding DUF4440 domain-containing protein, giving the protein MKTDKRYTKFAAAGLWLALSLSTLPARTQQIPATPLDGLTQQKGPVISPLTQPTLSPGVIHLMELEGEFAQAVAAGGGKAFAEWFTDDAVVLNNGQPATIGKAAIAAQAKWDPKVYQLTWVAQGGQMGPSEDMGFTWGHYEGHSKDSNGQPVVISGRYMTVWKKMPDGSWKVAMDASASEPAAAGECCTLPKP